A DNA window from Phaeobacter sp. A36a-5a contains the following coding sequences:
- a CDS encoding O-acetylhomoserine aminocarboxypropyltransferase/cysteine synthase family protein, which produces MSEAPSYGFDTLQIHAGAKPDPATGARQTPIYQTTAYVFRDADHAAALFNLQEVGFIYSRLTNPTVAVLQERIATLEGGVGAVCCSSGHAAQIMALFPLMGPGRNVVASTRLYGGTVTQFSQTIKRFGWSAKFVDFDDPDAVAAAIDDDTRAVFGESVANPGGYVTDIRSIADVADAAGVPLIIDNTSATPYLCNPIAHGATLVVHSTTKYLTGNGTVTGGVIVDSGKFDWSADDKFPSLSQPEPAYHGLKFHETFGGLAFTFHGIAIGLRDLGMTMNPQAAHYTLMGVETLSLRMERHCENAKTVASWLEQDPRVDYVTYAGLPSSPYHARAKEHYPKGTGGLFTFAVKGGYDACVKLVNSLEIFSHVANLGDTRSLIIHSASTTHRQLTPEQQEAAGAGANVVRVSIGIENAEDLIADLDQALTAATS; this is translated from the coding sequence ATGTCTGAAGCGCCAAGCTACGGGTTCGACACATTGCAGATTCACGCGGGCGCCAAGCCCGATCCGGCCACCGGTGCGCGGCAGACACCGATCTACCAGACCACGGCCTATGTGTTCCGCGATGCAGATCACGCCGCCGCCCTGTTCAATCTGCAGGAAGTTGGCTTTATCTATTCGCGCCTGACCAACCCCACGGTCGCCGTACTTCAGGAGCGCATTGCGACCCTGGAAGGCGGCGTCGGCGCGGTCTGCTGCTCTTCCGGCCACGCCGCACAGATCATGGCGCTGTTCCCGCTGATGGGCCCGGGCCGTAACGTCGTTGCATCGACGCGCCTTTATGGAGGCACCGTCACCCAGTTCAGCCAGACCATCAAACGCTTTGGCTGGTCAGCGAAATTTGTCGATTTTGACGATCCGGATGCGGTTGCGGCCGCAATTGATGACGATACACGGGCCGTATTTGGGGAATCGGTCGCCAACCCCGGCGGCTATGTGACCGATATCCGCTCGATTGCGGATGTTGCAGATGCGGCGGGCGTGCCGCTGATCATCGACAACACATCTGCCACGCCATACCTCTGCAATCCAATTGCCCATGGTGCGACGCTGGTGGTGCATTCCACCACGAAATACCTGACCGGCAATGGTACCGTCACCGGCGGCGTGATTGTCGATTCCGGCAAATTCGACTGGTCGGCAGATGACAAATTCCCGTCGCTGTCGCAGCCCGAACCGGCCTATCACGGGCTGAAGTTCCACGAGACCTTTGGCGGGCTGGCCTTTACCTTCCACGGGATTGCCATCGGTCTGCGTGACCTCGGCATGACGATGAACCCACAGGCCGCGCATTACACCTTGATGGGGGTCGAAACCCTTAGCCTGCGGATGGAACGCCACTGCGAGAACGCCAAAACCGTTGCGTCCTGGCTCGAACAGGATCCGCGGGTTGATTATGTGACCTATGCGGGGCTGCCCTCGTCGCCATATCACGCCCGTGCCAAGGAGCACTATCCCAAGGGCACCGGCGGGCTGTTCACCTTTGCGGTCAAGGGCGGCTATGACGCCTGTGTCAAACTGGTGAACTCTCTCGAAATTTTCAGCCATGTCGCGAACCTTGGCGATACCCGGTCGCTGATCATCCACTCGGCCTCCACCACCCACCGTCAGCTGACGCCGGAACAGCAGGAAGCCGCCGGCGCCGGGGCCAATGTCGTGCGTGTCTCGATCGGGATCGAAAATGCTGAAGACCTGATCGCCGATCTGGATCAGGCGCTGACCGCCGCCACCAGCTAG